One genomic window of Marispirochaeta aestuarii includes the following:
- a CDS encoding response regulator transcription factor, with protein MDRIRVVLVDDQVLFVESLQTVLELRSDDIEVVGTAHNGEEGLEVIRAARPDIVLMDVRMPGMDGVEATRRLHQEHPEIKVVMLTTFDDDVYVREAMQYSAVGYILKNIPATNLINSIRAVMDGTIQLSPSVMHKIVSPEIDPEPAVNVGKKSRTELHASDFSRREREVLYFLSRGLDNRTIGEKLFIAEQTVKNQISRIYGKIGSHDRFKAAEIARELDIGRYISRED; from the coding sequence ATGGACAGAATACGGGTAGTCCTCGTGGATGACCAGGTTTTATTTGTAGAAAGCCTGCAGACCGTTCTGGAGCTCAGGTCCGACGACATCGAGGTCGTGGGGACTGCCCATAACGGAGAAGAAGGGCTGGAGGTCATCCGGGCTGCCAGACCGGACATAGTCCTGATGGACGTACGGATGCCCGGGATGGACGGCGTAGAAGCCACCCGCAGGCTGCACCAGGAACACCCGGAAATCAAGGTTGTCATGCTGACAACCTTTGATGATGACGTCTACGTTCGCGAGGCCATGCAGTACAGCGCTGTAGGATACATTCTCAAGAATATCCCCGCCACCAACCTGATCAATTCGATCCGGGCTGTCATGGACGGAACGATCCAGCTTTCTCCCAGCGTCATGCACAAGATAGTCAGCCCTGAAATCGACCCTGAACCTGCTGTGAATGTCGGAAAAAAATCCCGGACTGAACTCCATGCCTCGGATTTCAGCCGCAGGGAGCGGGAGGTCCTCTACTTCCTGTCCAGGGGGCTGGATAACAGAACCATAGGAGAAAAACTCTTTATTGCAGAGCAGACCGTGAAGAACCAGATTTCAAGGATATATGGAAAGATCGGCAGCCACGACCGCTTCAAAGCAGCGGAAATCGCCCGGGAACTCGATATAGGCAGGTATATCTCCCGGGAGGACTAG
- a CDS encoding Gfo/Idh/MocA family protein — protein MNRLRCAVIGTGSMGQTHALNAEASGKARIVALCSRRIESAEALASRLGRKVALYTDHRKMLGQIQPDALFVCLPPGGHQGEVEEAAGRGIHLFLEKPLALKENEAENMVRAAEAAGVITQVDFQHRFHPLVVRIKELLRSGEAGTASLLQGFYLCNSLHSSWWRREEISGGQLLEQVIHLFDLVLHLLGPAAGVVGFRDNICHREVPGYTIEDTSTACLVMKSGALVSLAASNCAVPGRWEAGFRLVCSRLMAEYSSLKTGTLRRTAGEERGVEEFPPETDLRRMALMDFLDSVREGKAAKVPIREAREAQNCIHRLLQSLENEALVRI, from the coding sequence ATGAATAGACTGCGATGCGCTGTCATCGGCACCGGTTCCATGGGGCAGACCCATGCCCTCAATGCCGAAGCCAGCGGCAAGGCTCGCATCGTCGCCCTCTGTTCCCGCCGTATCGAAAGCGCCGAAGCCCTGGCCTCCCGGCTGGGCAGGAAGGTAGCGCTGTATACGGACCACCGAAAAATGCTCGGTCAGATACAACCCGATGCCCTCTTTGTCTGTCTGCCCCCCGGGGGGCATCAGGGAGAAGTGGAGGAGGCCGCGGGGCGGGGCATCCACCTTTTTCTGGAGAAGCCCCTGGCTCTCAAAGAGAATGAAGCGGAGAATATGGTCAGGGCGGCGGAGGCTGCCGGGGTGATTACCCAGGTTGATTTTCAGCACCGTTTTCATCCCCTGGTTGTCAGGATCAAGGAACTGCTGCGCTCCGGGGAGGCCGGTACGGCTTCTCTGCTTCAGGGCTTTTACCTGTGCAATTCCCTTCATTCCTCCTGGTGGCGAAGGGAGGAGATCTCCGGCGGACAGCTTCTTGAACAGGTGATCCATCTTTTCGACCTGGTTCTGCACCTTCTCGGTCCGGCCGCCGGGGTCGTCGGGTTCCGGGACAACATCTGTCATCGTGAGGTACCGGGTTATACCATCGAGGATACCTCGACAGCCTGCCTGGTAATGAAATCCGGGGCCCTGGTCTCCCTGGCTGCCTCCAACTGTGCCGTTCCCGGCAGGTGGGAGGCGGGATTCCGTCTTGTCTGCTCCCGTCTTATGGCTGAGTACTCATCTCTGAAAACCGGAACACTTCGCCGGACTGCAGGTGAGGAGAGGGGCGTGGAAGAGTTCCCGCCGGAAACCGACCTTCGCAGGATGGCCCTGATGGATTTTCTCGATTCCGTGAGGGAAGGGAAGGCCGCGAAGGTCCCGATACGGGAAGCCCGGGAAGCTCAGAATTGCATTCACCGGCTTCTTCAGTCCCTTGAAAATGAGGCCCTTGTACGGATCTAG
- a CDS encoding zinc-binding dehydrogenase: MNRVLQVGEGTGRLEWKEIPRRDPGPREVLVKVQYGAIKHGTEFSMARGYPSRRGTWNEELRIHEKVPGDIKEEGGESFFLAGNMVAGRVAAIGSGVTDFSAGERVFGFSSFAEHVLVPADRLWHLPKIDWRSALCLDPARFALAALRDSQVRLGDRVAVFGMGAIGLLCIRMALLSGAAQVVAVDPLKERLAAALRLGATGVLDPGSSDVGRELKLCTGGMGADAVIEMSGSRQALQEALRGVAFGGRVVCGAFPPPWGGGLDLGAEAHMNCPQILFSRATSDPNREHPRWRAERIEAECLHLTGRGLIPGHHIIDRLVPYAELKEEYRMCMENPARAIKLGVVFPAAESGTEGEQDE; encoded by the coding sequence GTGAACAGGGTGCTGCAGGTCGGGGAGGGGACGGGAAGACTGGAATGGAAGGAGATTCCCCGCCGGGATCCAGGTCCGCGGGAGGTTCTGGTGAAAGTTCAGTACGGGGCCATTAAACATGGCACCGAGTTTTCCATGGCCCGTGGGTATCCTTCCCGTAGGGGAACCTGGAACGAAGAACTTCGAATCCATGAAAAAGTACCGGGGGACATTAAGGAAGAGGGTGGAGAATCCTTCTTTTTAGCCGGCAATATGGTGGCAGGAAGGGTTGCCGCCATCGGCTCGGGGGTGACGGACTTTTCAGCAGGGGAGCGTGTTTTCGGCTTCTCCTCTTTTGCGGAACATGTGCTTGTTCCCGCAGACCGGCTCTGGCATCTGCCGAAGATTGACTGGCGCTCCGCTCTGTGTCTTGACCCGGCCCGTTTTGCCCTGGCGGCCCTACGGGACAGTCAGGTCCGCCTGGGGGACAGGGTGGCCGTATTCGGTATGGGGGCCATCGGGCTTCTCTGTATCCGTATGGCTCTGCTCTCCGGAGCGGCGCAGGTCGTGGCTGTCGATCCCTTGAAGGAGCGCCTGGCTGCGGCCCTGCGACTGGGTGCCACCGGGGTGCTGGACCCGGGTTCTTCTGACGTGGGACGGGAGTTGAAGCTTTGTACCGGTGGTATGGGCGCGGATGCGGTTATTGAGATGTCCGGCTCCCGGCAGGCCCTCCAGGAGGCCCTCCGCGGTGTTGCCTTCGGAGGAAGAGTCGTCTGTGGAGCTTTTCCTCCCCCCTGGGGGGGCGGCCTGGACCTGGGAGCCGAAGCCCACATGAACTGCCCGCAGATCCTCTTTTCCCGGGCCACCAGTGATCCCAACAGGGAACATCCCCGCTGGAGGGCCGAACGCATAGAGGCCGAATGCCTGCATCTGACAGGGCGGGGGCTCATACCGGGGCATCATATAATCGACCGGCTTGTTCCCTACGCGGAGCTAAAGGAGGAGTACCGGATGTGCATGGAGAATCCGGCCCGGGCAATAAAGCTTGGGGTGGTATTCCCTGCAGCGGAATCAGGAACAGAGGGAGAACAGGATGAATAG
- the melA gene encoding alpha-glucosidase/alpha-galactosidase translates to MIITFLGAGSTVFVRNILGDVFQTPALQDVEIHLYDIDGVRLEESLAIIGRMNQKLNAGLARVRGFCGDHERRAALRSADFVINAIQVGGYEPATVIDFEIPARYGLRQTIGDTLGIGGIFRGIRTLQVMFEIVKEMEKECPDALLLNYVNPLSIVTGGILAASGIRTVGLCHSVQICVPRLLQYTGIDIDPQEVRWKIAGINHMAWLLEIQHKARDLYPEIKRRAQGLREHKDRLRFEMMRRFGYYVTESSEHNAEYTPYWIKRTHPGLIEEYHIPLDEYPRRCREQIREWEQEKGKDLDSRAEAGGLSYEYAAGIMDSVVCGTPRRVHGNVPNRGLIPNLPAKALVELPCLVDRNGVQGVYAGELPTQCAALNSAAVHVQLMTIEAALKGSREALYQAAFLDPHTAAELSIDEIVSLCDDMLEAHGDYCRIIP, encoded by the coding sequence ATGATCATTACTTTTCTGGGTGCAGGAAGTACGGTTTTTGTGCGTAATATTCTGGGGGATGTTTTTCAGACTCCCGCTCTGCAGGATGTCGAGATACACCTGTACGATATCGACGGAGTCCGGCTGGAGGAATCCCTGGCGATCATCGGCAGGATGAACCAGAAACTGAATGCCGGATTGGCCCGGGTCCGGGGATTCTGCGGTGATCATGAGAGGCGGGCTGCCCTGCGGAGTGCGGACTTTGTCATAAATGCGATACAGGTGGGGGGCTACGAACCGGCAACGGTGATTGATTTTGAAATTCCCGCCCGCTACGGGCTGAGGCAGACCATCGGGGATACCCTGGGGATCGGGGGGATCTTCCGGGGAATTCGGACCCTGCAGGTGATGTTCGAGATCGTTAAGGAGATGGAAAAGGAGTGCCCCGATGCCCTTCTGCTTAATTATGTAAATCCTCTCTCCATTGTAACCGGAGGTATTCTGGCTGCTTCAGGGATCCGGACCGTCGGGCTGTGCCACTCCGTACAGATCTGCGTCCCCCGGCTTCTGCAGTACACCGGAATCGACATCGACCCGCAGGAAGTCCGTTGGAAGATTGCCGGGATAAATCACATGGCCTGGCTGCTGGAAATACAGCACAAGGCCAGGGATCTCTACCCGGAAATAAAGCGGAGGGCTCAAGGACTCAGGGAGCATAAAGACCGGCTGCGCTTCGAGATGATGAGGCGCTTCGGCTATTATGTAACTGAATCTTCGGAGCACAATGCGGAGTATACTCCCTACTGGATAAAGCGCACGCATCCCGGGCTGATCGAGGAATACCATATCCCCCTGGACGAATATCCCCGCCGCTGCAGGGAACAGATCCGGGAGTGGGAACAGGAGAAAGGTAAGGACCTGGATTCCCGCGCAGAGGCTGGGGGCCTATCCTACGAGTATGCCGCCGGCATAATGGACTCAGTCGTTTGCGGAACTCCCCGGCGGGTCCACGGGAATGTGCCGAACAGGGGTCTCATTCCCAACCTGCCGGCAAAAGCCCTGGTGGAGCTTCCCTGTCTGGTTGACCGTAACGGCGTTCAGGGGGTGTATGCGGGGGAACTCCCAACCCAGTGTGCCGCCCTCAACAGTGCGGCAGTGCATGTGCAGCTCATGACCATCGAGGCTGCCCTTAAGGGAAGCCGGGAGGCCCTCTACCAGGCTGCCTTTCTTGACCCCCATACCGCGGCGGAGCTCAGTATCGACGAGATTGTTTCCCTCTGCGACGACATGCTCGAGGCCCACGGCGACTACTGCAGGATTATCCCGTGA
- a CDS encoding AraC family transcriptional regulator, whose product MKSGAEFFNTIVPSADINLLFTGYEQCPPEKACGGIRAHFLLHYVLSGGGTVLTGKTTSRISAGDLFCYYPEQPLCYTADPLRPWKFAWVGFTGTRAGEILRSSSGGAPLTIHTHPSPSRMESLFESLFRQQEKRHEGFNLVSEGILLEILGELCRARRSYPESVPDHATPADPGAADLRSFYVEKMKQFIQSNYQNAITVQHVVDYIGIDRSYASRIFHRIEKRTIQRYLIDLRMTQARRLLAEKRLSIVNVARSVGYQDYATFERRFRQEHGRSPGSFPDV is encoded by the coding sequence ATGAAGTCCGGCGCTGAGTTTTTCAACACCATTGTTCCCTCCGCCGATATAAACCTTCTGTTCACAGGGTACGAACAGTGTCCTCCGGAAAAAGCCTGCGGCGGCATTCGTGCCCATTTTCTTCTGCATTATGTACTGTCCGGCGGCGGAACGGTACTCACCGGAAAAACGACCTCCCGTATCTCCGCGGGGGATCTGTTCTGCTATTATCCGGAACAGCCCCTCTGCTACACGGCGGATCCTTTGCGGCCATGGAAGTTCGCCTGGGTGGGATTCACCGGAACACGAGCCGGAGAAATTCTCAGGTCATCCTCCGGGGGAGCTCCTCTGACCATCCATACCCATCCCTCTCCGTCACGAATGGAGTCTCTCTTTGAATCACTCTTCCGGCAGCAGGAGAAACGACACGAGGGTTTTAACCTGGTTTCGGAAGGTATTCTCCTCGAGATTCTGGGAGAACTGTGCCGGGCTCGCCGCAGCTATCCCGAATCTGTTCCGGATCACGCCACTCCTGCCGATCCCGGAGCTGCTGACCTTCGGTCCTTTTATGTGGAAAAGATGAAGCAGTTCATCCAATCCAATTATCAGAACGCCATTACCGTACAGCATGTGGTGGACTACATCGGGATTGACCGCTCCTACGCCTCCCGGATATTTCATCGCATCGAGAAGCGGACGATACAGCGCTACCTCATCGATCTCCGGATGACCCAGGCCAGAAGGCTGCTTGCGGAAAAGAGACTGTCCATTGTAAACGTCGCCCGTTCGGTGGGGTATCAGGATTATGCCACCTTCGAACGGCGTTTCAGGCAGGAGCACGGAAGATCTCCCGGTTCCTTTCCGGATGTGTAA
- a CDS encoding ABC transporter substrate-binding protein yields MKKLTVFMMLLILLGTFMWAGGQSEPAAEAAEVSGPVSIDFWTTQTQSDRMATIQVLIDTFEALNPDISINLVAVDENDMATQLNTSAAANTLPAMIECAAENAVAFGSEGLLNAEAITEVIRDIGKERFYAGTLRLNETARKGMYYAVPYHGWVQGIWYRADWFEEAGLNPPSSWDDILKAAQYFYKPAENQYGILVGTKAEAYAEQCFTQIAMANGAQLFDAEGNLIFNSPKMREAVEYYAELAKYNPPGPQTWRARDYYLQGKMAMFFYSTYIMDDLAIEAAAKDSLTNENFEDLAGRNFDPELVQNTRLSPIIRNTQNAGYGTIVSFGIPDHGDQAKIAAVQKFIKYLFTPNAYITWLHMAPGGMNPVLKEIATNARFQNDPKGLFQHYGKDKMAEIIQGLDSIETFSIVEGKRMAAASTIYSKQIIPQMLYKITQEGMDIDAAMEWAEAEMKKLM; encoded by the coding sequence ATGAAAAAGTTGACAGTTTTTATGATGCTTTTGATCCTGCTCGGCACTTTCATGTGGGCCGGCGGCCAGTCCGAACCCGCCGCGGAGGCGGCAGAGGTATCCGGACCGGTTTCCATCGATTTCTGGACCACCCAGACCCAGTCGGACCGGATGGCCACCATCCAGGTACTGATTGATACCTTTGAAGCCCTTAACCCGGATATTTCGATCAACCTGGTGGCGGTCGACGAAAATGACATGGCCACCCAGCTGAACACCTCAGCAGCCGCCAATACCCTTCCGGCCATGATTGAGTGTGCTGCGGAAAACGCCGTAGCCTTCGGCTCAGAGGGACTTCTCAATGCGGAGGCGATTACCGAAGTAATCAGGGACATCGGAAAGGAGAGGTTCTATGCCGGCACCCTGCGGCTGAACGAGACTGCCCGGAAAGGGATGTACTATGCTGTTCCCTACCACGGCTGGGTGCAGGGAATCTGGTACCGGGCTGACTGGTTCGAAGAAGCGGGACTGAATCCTCCTTCCTCCTGGGATGACATTCTGAAGGCCGCACAGTATTTCTACAAACCGGCAGAAAACCAGTATGGAATCCTCGTTGGTACCAAGGCGGAGGCCTATGCGGAACAGTGCTTTACCCAGATTGCCATGGCCAACGGTGCCCAGCTCTTCGACGCCGAAGGAAACCTCATCTTCAATTCACCGAAGATGCGCGAAGCCGTCGAGTATTACGCTGAACTGGCAAAATACAATCCTCCGGGACCCCAGACCTGGCGTGCACGGGACTATTACCTGCAGGGTAAAATGGCCATGTTCTTCTACTCCACCTATATTATGGACGATCTGGCAATAGAGGCGGCGGCAAAGGACTCCCTGACAAACGAGAACTTCGAGGATCTGGCGGGCAGGAATTTTGATCCCGAACTCGTCCAGAATACCCGGCTATCCCCGATCATCAGAAACACCCAGAATGCCGGATACGGAACCATTGTAAGCTTCGGAATCCCCGATCATGGCGACCAGGCAAAAATCGCAGCAGTCCAGAAGTTCATCAAGTACCTCTTCACCCCCAATGCCTATATTACCTGGCTGCACATGGCCCCTGGGGGTATGAATCCAGTTCTTAAGGAGATCGCCACCAATGCCCGTTTCCAGAATGATCCCAAGGGCCTTTTCCAGCACTACGGAAAAGACAAAATGGCGGAGATCATCCAGGGCCTGGACAGTATCGAAACCTTCAGCATTGTCGAAGGCAAGCGTATGGCCGCAGCGAGCACAATATACTCCAAGCAGATAATCCCGCAAATGCTCTACAAAATTACCCAGGAGGGGATGGATATCGACGCAGCCATGGAATGGGCCGAGGCCGAGATGAAAAAACTCATGTAA
- a CDS encoding carbohydrate ABC transporter permease codes for MNMQHTLQAKGLDLRQREIVLGWSLVLPSVLIILALILYPILYNIYLSFFDVEPLAANTYIGLENHKNVVLDPGFWNAIALTVIYVLFTTLGTTLMGLFVALVMNKEFPFRGLVRSLILFPYVAPVISVVFAWQFIFDPVNGIFMDLAYEKLGLFSSRFNLIGSPSTAVWVAVIFSIWKNFPFSYLMILSRLQAIDQNLYEAAEIDGASGWQKFRYITLPEVYFVMGAIVLLRMIWNFNKFEEIYLLTDNVRVLSVYTYFKAFVGTMELGQGASLAVIQFLLLIGFILFYVKRVLKW; via the coding sequence ATGAACATGCAGCATACGCTACAGGCAAAAGGACTGGATCTCAGACAGCGCGAAATCGTGCTGGGATGGTCGCTTGTTCTACCATCGGTTCTGATCATCCTGGCACTTATTCTGTATCCGATTCTCTACAATATTTATCTCAGTTTTTTCGATGTGGAACCTCTGGCGGCCAATACCTATATCGGGCTGGAAAACCACAAGAATGTCGTTCTCGATCCCGGTTTCTGGAACGCTATTGCCCTGACTGTCATCTATGTGCTCTTTACTACCCTGGGAACGACCCTGATGGGACTCTTTGTGGCCCTGGTCATGAACAAGGAGTTCCCCTTCCGGGGACTTGTACGCAGTCTCATACTGTTTCCCTATGTTGCGCCCGTAATCTCGGTGGTTTTTGCCTGGCAATTCATCTTTGATCCGGTAAACGGCATATTCATGGACCTTGCCTACGAAAAGCTGGGGCTTTTCTCCAGCCGCTTCAATCTCATCGGCTCCCCCTCCACCGCCGTGTGGGTGGCGGTTATCTTCAGTATCTGGAAGAATTTCCCCTTTTCCTACCTGATGATTCTTTCACGGCTGCAGGCCATCGACCAGAACCTGTACGAAGCCGCGGAGATAGACGGGGCTTCCGGCTGGCAGAAGTTCCGCTACATAACCCTGCCGGAGGTATATTTTGTAATGGGAGCTATCGTCCTTCTCCGGATGATATGGAACTTCAACAAGTTTGAGGAGATCTACCTGCTCACGGATAACGTGCGGGTGCTTTCGGTATACACCTACTTCAAAGCCTTCGTGGGAACCATGGAACTCGGACAAGGTGCGTCCCTTGCGGTGATCCAGTTTCTGCTGCTCATCGGTTTTATCCTCTTCTACGTAAAACGGGTACTCAAATGGTAA
- a CDS encoding carbohydrate ABC transporter permease, protein MVRRNTFLRRSGFALLVLAIVLFSIFPFIQMLSISLKYPGEWGNPSLIPEKINLEAYMELLNIGQSTKNVPESVLNLLNETPDLTKEQRDAILSKYKSTGDVFPFLRYFGNSFMLSFSAAFFTVIFAIFGAYSFSRLRFPGRSFIQRGVLFVYMFGGILLLIPLYKMFVSIGWISVPPGAFLSLLIIYVVQTLPVSLYMLGNYFRTIPFSIEEAAMIEGASRFGTIWRIIIPLSIAAIVTVFIYCFMIAWNEYLFASVFLKNFKDLYTLPMGLKALFTSKNAIWDRIMAASVLTATPVIILFISIQRNLAGGMAAGGVKE, encoded by the coding sequence ATGGTAAGACGTAACACTTTTTTGAGACGAAGCGGTTTTGCCCTTCTGGTGCTGGCAATAGTCCTTTTCAGCATATTCCCTTTTATTCAGATGCTCTCGATCTCCCTCAAGTATCCCGGGGAATGGGGCAATCCGAGCCTGATCCCGGAAAAGATAAATCTGGAAGCCTACATGGAGCTTCTGAACATCGGCCAGAGTACAAAAAACGTTCCCGAATCCGTTCTGAACCTTCTGAATGAGACCCCTGACCTGACGAAGGAGCAAAGAGACGCGATACTGAGCAAATACAAAAGTACGGGAGACGTATTTCCCTTTCTCCGGTATTTTGGGAACTCCTTCATGCTCTCCTTTTCAGCGGCCTTTTTTACCGTAATATTCGCCATCTTCGGCGCCTACTCCTTCAGCCGTCTGAGGTTCCCGGGGCGCTCATTTATTCAACGGGGGGTCCTTTTTGTCTACATGTTCGGAGGAATACTTCTTTTGATTCCCCTCTACAAGATGTTCGTCAGTATAGGCTGGATCAGCGTCCCCCCGGGAGCCTTCCTGAGCCTGCTGATAATCTATGTTGTCCAGACACTGCCGGTCTCCCTCTACATGCTGGGCAACTACTTCCGGACCATACCCTTCTCCATAGAAGAGGCAGCCATGATCGAAGGGGCTTCACGGTTCGGGACAATCTGGCGAATTATAATTCCCCTTTCCATTGCGGCAATCGTTACTGTCTTCATCTACTGCTTCATGATTGCCTGGAACGAGTACCTCTTTGCCTCGGTATTCCTGAAAAACTTCAAGGACCTCTACACCCTGCCCATGGGACTCAAGGCGCTTTTCACCTCCAAGAATGCAATATGGGACCGTATCATGGCCGCATCGGTACTGACTGCGACGCCGGTAATTATTCTGTTTATCTCGATTCAGAGAAACCTGGCGGGAGGAATGGCCGCGGGGGGCGTAAAAGAGTAA
- a CDS encoding FMN-binding protein, with the protein MKHIVRITVVLALAAALFVSCSSKGTGYEDGIYFAQQTEFPKSGWKYNVTLKVEDGEFTEVVWNGSNINAGPDKVSVSKAGNYPMVAQGGAQADWHVQAAAVEEYFRENPSTEMPDAISGATIHYNEFYELAAEALAKGPVGYGPYKDGTYSASDDEFHNGWKYFVDFTVTSGYVVSAHWDAVAEDGGTNKVQRSMDGEYGMVANSNATREWHEQAQAVEKAFLESQETAVPDAVTGATISYDTFYSLVEEALAGAKR; encoded by the coding sequence ATGAAACACATTGTAAGAATTACCGTTGTACTGGCCCTCGCTGCCGCTCTTTTTGTAAGCTGCAGTTCGAAGGGGACAGGCTACGAAGACGGGATCTACTTTGCCCAGCAGACGGAATTCCCCAAAAGCGGATGGAAATATAACGTAACCCTCAAGGTTGAGGACGGAGAGTTCACCGAGGTTGTGTGGAACGGCTCCAATATCAATGCCGGACCCGACAAGGTTTCCGTTTCCAAAGCAGGTAATTATCCCATGGTTGCCCAGGGGGGCGCCCAGGCAGACTGGCATGTTCAGGCCGCTGCGGTGGAGGAGTATTTCAGGGAAAATCCTTCCACGGAGATGCCCGATGCCATAAGCGGAGCTACCATACACTACAATGAGTTCTACGAACTCGCCGCCGAAGCTCTGGCCAAAGGTCCTGTGGGCTATGGTCCCTACAAGGACGGTACCTACTCCGCTTCGGATGACGAGTTCCATAATGGATGGAAGTACTTTGTAGATTTTACGGTAACTTCCGGGTATGTGGTATCCGCCCACTGGGATGCCGTGGCCGAAGACGGCGGAACCAACAAGGTTCAGCGTTCCATGGACGGGGAATACGGCATGGTGGCCAATTCCAATGCAACCAGGGAGTGGCACGAGCAGGCCCAGGCCGTAGAGAAGGCCTTCCTGGAGAGCCAGGAAACTGCAGTTCCTGATGCAGTCACCGGAGCAACCATCTCCTATGACACCTTCTATTCCCTGGTGGAAGAGGCCCTTGCAGGAGCAAAACGCTGA
- a CDS encoding rhodanese-like domain-containing protein — translation MIKKTTIILLTLMLALSIVSCGKSGADAGLTGTEEITMENIDQYIDKDARFIDLRNFADMFNGGYIAGFEVVPFFQYLEGRALVRNNGWEFSEADVVEPAILENIFGSKEDVIVLMCGSGTRAGYVKDALNSLGYTKVINAGGIRDYKGENKVLGDGSYAGQMVLPAEVTMENIDQYLYRDGAKYVDLRNVADKYVGGYIDSFELVSFFEYLENNALVRNNGWEFSEADVVEPAILENIFGSKDREVFLMCGSGTRAGYVKDALESIGYTNVYNVGGIRDYKGDHKIFGDESFSLNLQ, via the coding sequence ATGATCAAGAAGACGACAATTATTCTGTTAACCTTAATGCTGGCTCTCTCCATTGTCTCCTGCGGCAAGTCCGGCGCAGATGCGGGTCTTACGGGAACCGAAGAGATCACCATGGAGAATATCGACCAGTATATCGACAAAGACGCCAGATTCATCGATCTGCGGAATTTCGCCGACATGTTCAATGGCGGCTACATCGCCGGTTTCGAGGTAGTGCCCTTTTTCCAGTATCTGGAAGGCCGCGCCCTTGTCCGGAACAACGGATGGGAGTTCTCCGAGGCTGACGTGGTTGAACCGGCAATCCTGGAGAACATCTTCGGTTCCAAGGAAGATGTAATCGTCCTGATGTGCGGTTCCGGAACCCGGGCCGGATACGTAAAGGACGCCCTGAACAGTCTGGGCTACACCAAGGTTATCAATGCCGGAGGGATTCGGGATTATAAGGGTGAAAACAAGGTCCTCGGGGACGGCAGCTACGCCGGCCAGATGGTCCTCCCCGCGGAGGTCACCATGGAGAACATCGACCAGTACCTTTACCGGGACGGAGCCAAATACGTTGATCTGCGCAATGTCGCCGATAAATACGTGGGCGGATACATCGACAGTTTCGAGCTCGTCTCCTTCTTTGAATACCTTGAAAACAATGCCCTTGTCCGGAACAACGGATGGGAGTTTTCCGAGGCTGACGTGGTTGAACCGGCAATCCTGGAGAACATCTTCGGCTCCAAGGACCGGGAAGTATTCCTGATGTGCGGCTCCGGAACACGGGCCGGATACGTAAAAGATGCCCTTGAAAGCATCGGTTACACAAACGTGTACAACGTCGGCGGGATTCGGGACTATAAGGGAGATCACAAGATCTTCGGCGATGAATCCTTCAGCCTGAACCTTCAGTAG